The sequence GCGATGCTGAGGCGCGTCACCGGCGCCTATGCGCTTGCCGTGCTGTTCGAAGATGACCCGTCCACCATCATGGCGGCGAGAAACGGACCGCCGCTGGCGATCGGCCACGGCCAGGGCGAGATGTTCCTGGGCTCGGATGCGATCGCCTTGGCGCCCTTTACCAATGAAATCACCTATCTGATCGATGGCGATTGGGCCGTCATCGGCGCGGCCGGCGTGCACATCTTCGACATCGAAGGCAATGTTGTTACGCGTCCGCGCCAGGTTTCGATGGCCGCGGCCTATATGGTCGACAAAGGCAACCATCGTCATTTCATGGAAAAGGAAATCTATGAGCAGCCTGAGGTCATCTCCCATGCGCTCGGCCATTACATCGACTTCATCGACAACCGGATAACGCCGGTGTCCGATGGCATCGATTTTGCCAACGTGCCAAGCCTTGCCGTCTCCGCCTGCGGCACTGCCTATCTCGCAGGGCTTGTCGGCAAGTACTGGTTCGAGCGCTATGCGCGTTTGCCGGTCGAGATCGACGTCGCTTCCGAGTTCCGCTATCGCGAGATTCCGCTCTCGCCGCAATCGGCCGCTCTCTTCATCTCCCAGTCGGGCGAAACCGCCGACACGCTGGCATCGCTCAGATATTGCAAGGAGCATGGCCTAAAAATCGGCGCCGTCGTCAATACCCGCGAATCGACCATCGCGCGGGAGTCGGACGCCGTCTTCCCGATCCTCGCCGGTCCGGAGATCGGCGTCGCCTCGACCAAGGCCTTTACTTGCCAACTCGCCGTGCTCGCCGCACTCGCCATCGGTGCCGGCAGGGCTCGCGGCATCGTCAGCGAGGCGGAGGAGCAGGCGCTGGTAAGAAGCCTCGTCGAAATGCCGCGAATCATGGGCCAGGTTTTGAACAGCATCCAGCCGAAAATCGAGCTCCTGTCGCGCGAACTGTCGAAATGCCGTGACGTGCTCTACCTTGGGCGCGGCACCAGTTTCCCCCTGGCGATGGAAGGTGCGCTCAAGCTCAAGGAGATTTCCTACATCCACGCCGAAGGCTACGCGGCCGGTGAATTGAAGCATGGTCCGATCGCCTTGATAGACGAGAACATGCCGGTGATCGTCATCGCGCCGCATGACCGCTTCTTTGACAAGACGGTTTCCAACATGCAGGAAGTGGCCGCCCGCGGCGGGCGGATTATCCTCATCACGGATGAAAAAGGGGCGGCCGCATCGAAACTCGACACGATGCATACAATCGTGCTGCCGAGTGTCGACGAGATCATCGCGCCGATGATCTTCTCGCTGCCGATCCAGCTTCTCGCCTATCACACGGCGGTCTTCATGGGCACGGATGTCGACCAGCCGCGCAATCTCGCGAAATCGGTCACCGTCGAATGATCATCCGGCCGGAGAGTGAGGGCGACCGCGAGGCGATCCGGCGCGTGACGGAGGCGGCTTTCGCCAGTCATCCGCACAGCGATCAGACCGAGGCGCTGATCATCGAACGCCTGCGTGCCGACGACGCTTTGACGCTGTCGCTCGTTGCGGAGGAAAATGGTGATGTGATCGGCCACATCGCCTTTTCGCCGGTGACGATCACGCCTTTTGCGGCCGGCTGGTGCGGGCTCGGCCCTCTGTCCGTGCGGCCGGATCGGCAAGGGCGCGGCGCGGGCAGCGCGCTCGTCCGCCAAGGGCTTGATATGCTGCGAGACTCCGGTGCTTCCGGTTGCGTCGTGGTCGGCGATCCGGCTTTCTACGGAAAGTTCGGCTTTCGCCGTGAACCCGCTCTTGTCTTTCCGGGTTGTGCCCCGCAATATTTCATGGTTTTGGTTTTGTCGGAAACAAAAGTTTCCGGCACGGTCGCTTATCATCCGGCCTTTGGGTCGGCTTGACGGATTGATGGCACGAGTATGACGGACGGCTCCAAACGCGGCATCATAGCGGCCCGACTGCGCAATTATTTCCTCACCGGACTAATCATCTGCGCGCCGCTGGCGATTACGGTCTGGCTGGTTCGCTCTTTCATCGAATGGGCGGACGGTTGGGTGAAGCCGTATCTGCCGAACTTCTATAACCCGGACACCTATTCTCCGGTCGCCATCCCGGGTTTCGGCCTCCTCGTCGCGATCATCGTCATCACGCTCGTCGGCTTTTTGACGGCCAATCTCGTCGGCCGCTCGATCGTCGGCTTTGGCGAGTCGCTGGTCAGCAGGACCCCACTCGTCCGCACGATCTACAAGTCGCTGAAGCAGATTTTCCAGACGGTGCTGCAGGAG is a genomic window of Sinorhizobium numidicum containing:
- the glmS gene encoding glutamine--fructose-6-phosphate transaminase (isomerizing) — encoded protein: MCGIVGIVGNQPVSERLIDALKRLEYRGYDSAGVATINGGKLKRRRAEGKLVNLEVKLKEEPLPGTIGIAHTRWATHGAPTERNAHPHFTDGVAVVHNGIIENFAELKDELATSGAEFQTDTDTEVIAHLLAKFCRDGMGRRDAMHAMLRRVTGAYALAVLFEDDPSTIMAARNGPPLAIGHGQGEMFLGSDAIALAPFTNEITYLIDGDWAVIGAAGVHIFDIEGNVVTRPRQVSMAAAYMVDKGNHRHFMEKEIYEQPEVISHALGHYIDFIDNRITPVSDGIDFANVPSLAVSACGTAYLAGLVGKYWFERYARLPVEIDVASEFRYREIPLSPQSAALFISQSGETADTLASLRYCKEHGLKIGAVVNTRESTIARESDAVFPILAGPEIGVASTKAFTCQLAVLAALAIGAGRARGIVSEAEEQALVRSLVEMPRIMGQVLNSIQPKIELLSRELSKCRDVLYLGRGTSFPLAMEGALKLKEISYIHAEGYAAGELKHGPIALIDENMPVIVIAPHDRFFDKTVSNMQEVAARGGRIILITDEKGAAASKLDTMHTIVLPSVDEIIAPMIFSLPIQLLAYHTAVFMGTDVDQPRNLAKSVTVE
- a CDS encoding GNAT family N-acetyltransferase; amino-acid sequence: MIIRPESEGDREAIRRVTEAAFASHPHSDQTEALIIERLRADDALTLSLVAEENGDVIGHIAFSPVTITPFAAGWCGLGPLSVRPDRQGRGAGSALVRQGLDMLRDSGASGCVVVGDPAFYGKFGFRREPALVFPGCAPQYFMVLVLSETKVSGTVAYHPAFGSA
- a CDS encoding DUF502 domain-containing protein, with the protein product MTDGSKRGIIAARLRNYFLTGLIICAPLAITVWLVRSFIEWADGWVKPYLPNFYNPDTYSPVAIPGFGLLVAIIVITLVGFLTANLVGRSIVGFGESLVSRTPLVRTIYKSLKQIFQTVLQEQSSSFKKAGLIEYPGPGLWSLVFIATDVKGEIAAKFDERGMDMVTVFLPPTPIPTAGFLLFVPREKIIPLQMSAEDAAKLLISGGLVAPDYKPLVNAPLSITQKTA